The nucleotide window GCCCCAGCTTATCCAGTTCAGCGAGTCCGTCATCGCTCAGGCGCACGCTGTTAATAATGATTAAGCGCTCAGCGTCACGCACCACCGTCATATTACGGCTGAATTGCCAATCCATGCCCTGAAGAACGGTTTCCATCGCGCCGCGGACAAAAAAGATATCAGGAAATACTTCTTCAATGGCACCATGTGCAAGTACCTCTGGAAACTGATCCATTACTCTATTCCTTTCTCGGTGTAAGGTTGCTGTTACAGTTTGAGTTGTAGTCGAAATGGCCCACGTAACGATACTCTCTGGCATACTCATTCAGATAGCAATTAAGGTAGTGTCGTTGGGCATCATTAATCCGGCCGTGACAAATATCCTCAAGAGTTTCATTACCGTCACTGCTATCAAGCCGTTTGATATGGAACAGGGTCATATCTCTTCCGCCAAAAAAAATCTTCAGGTAGTCATGTAATGGCCGGGCTCCAGACATATCAAAAACAGCCCCATACAGTGCGGTATACAATGGCTGATTCGCGAGTGCAGCGGCGTCGAACCTGGGAAAATCTCCCGCCGGAGGTTTGAAAAGCGGATACTCATCCGGCTGATGAACCGGGTGTTCGGTCAGGTGAGATACAAATTCTGACGCTAAATCAGCCGAACGCGCACCCTCGATCAACAGGTTAAGATAGCGTTGGGTTGGCAGACACGCATCATCGATAAACTCAGGCATACCGATATACGTAAGCGCACTCACCTGCTCCTTATCATCAACGTCTACGTTAACGGTAATACGGTCATAACCATGGCCATAAGCCTCC belongs to Amphritea atlantica and includes:
- a CDS encoding gamma-glutamylcyclotransferase, coding for MFRYFGFGSNMNMTSLRAKGVIPFASRRAVLQGWRLRFNVQHFFRHEGGVGNIERTDNPADKVLGVLYDCPDEALPSLDAMEAYGHGYDRITVNVDVDDKEQVSALTYIGMPEFIDDACLPTQRYLNLLIEGARSADLASEFVSHLTEHPVHQPDEYPLFKPPAGDFPRFDAAALANQPLYTALYGAVFDMSGARPLHDYLKIFFGGRDMTLFHIKRLDSSDGNETLEDICHGRINDAQRHYLNCYLNEYAREYRYVGHFDYNSNCNSNLTPRKE